Proteins from a genomic interval of Corythoichthys intestinalis isolate RoL2023-P3 chromosome 3, ASM3026506v1, whole genome shotgun sequence:
- the LOC130913494 gene encoding uncharacterized protein LOC130913494 isoform X2 yields the protein MLKDLIKERLDAAAEEIFGLFERTIKSYEEQLYRVREESERHRQQLEAICKAQIVIRVGDVQQSIGHQENLPTQLLWGNSSLEQENPQPLTVKEEKDGQQLPHVKEEEEKADVSELSLPGVSKDSENNEDKLTNLLQLHHHHHDSSRGDLHGGLPPDNLQAPLTDSDCMEEPLGKDADCEGLGIKHRASMGSGTNTAMLPEPFQFLNFDSKFRCPDRRSEKNSCQTQRRSHMKRVSVHCNLNSTMDTVRRRSKVWLNFTKKNDQSAQCNICNTAISCKGGCTTNMIKHLRLHGIKVPSSG from the exons ATGTTGAAAGATCTGATAAAGGAGCGGCTCGACGCGGCCGCAGAAGAAATATTCGGCCTGTTTGAGAGAACCATAAAGTCGTACGAGGAGCAACTTTATCGTGTGAGGGAGGAGAGCGAGCGACACCGACAACAACTCGAAGCTATCTGCAAGGCCCAGATCGTCATACGTGTCGGAG ATGTCCAGCAGTCGATTGGTCATCAGGAAAATCTTCCCACTCAGCTGCTGTGGGGGAACTCGAGTTTAGAGCAGGAGAATCCACAACCCCTGACTGTTAAAGAGGAAAAGGATGGTCAACAGCTCCCCCACGTAAAAGAGGAAGAGGAGAAGGCAGACGTCAGCGAGCTCTCACTGCCGGGTGTCTCTAAGGATAGTGAGAATAATGAGGATAAATTAACTAATTTGCTAcagcttcatcatcatcatcatgataGTTCAAGAGGAGACCTCCATGGAGGACTACCACCAGATAACCTTCAAGCTCCGCTGACAGACAGTGACTGCATGGAAGAACCTTTGGGGAAGGACGCAGACTGTGAAG ggttgggcatcaagcATCGAGCATCAatgggatccgggactaacactgcgatgctcccggaaccgttccaatttttaaatttcgattccaagtttcgatgccctgaccgccgatcgGAAAAAAATAGTTGCCAAACACAGcgaagaagccacatgaagcgTGTGTCGGTGCATTGCAACTTAAATtcaaccatggacacggtgcggcggcgctcaaaagtttggctcaacttcacaaagaaaaatgaccagtcagctcagtgcaacatttgcaacacagctatatcatgcaaaggtggctgcacgaccaatatgattaaacacctccggcttcatggaataaAAGTGCCGAGTAGTGGATAG